Proteins from a single region of Candidatus Woesearchaeota archaeon:
- a CDS encoding pantoate--beta-alanine ligase, which translates to MHIFKTIKEMKEFVKKALFEKKTIGFVPTMGYLHPGHLSLVHQAKKENDIIVMSIYVNPTQFVQGEDFERYPRDFLRDEALALGSGVEVIFYPSDKEIYPHGLNVIDYHTPLFDKLCGKTRPGHFQGVVTIVKRLFEIIYPTKAYFGQKDFQQTVIIKQMIHDLKFPVEIVVHTIVREKDGLAMSSRNVYLNKEERESALSLYTSLLKAKQLITGGERNPHLIKKEMRTNILKEKNTTIDYIEIVNAKTLESVNTVSSGDVIMLAVFVGKTRLIDNCVIN; encoded by the coding sequence ATGCATATTTTTAAAACAATTAAAGAAATGAAAGAATTTGTTAAAAAAGCCCTCTTCGAGAAGAAAACAATAGGTTTTGTTCCAACTATGGGATATTTACATCCTGGGCATCTTAGCTTAGTTCACCAGGCAAAAAAAGAAAATGATATCATCGTTATGAGTATTTATGTTAATCCTACCCAATTTGTTCAAGGAGAAGATTTTGAGAGATATCCTCGAGATTTTCTTCGTGATGAGGCATTGGCATTAGGCAGTGGTGTTGAGGTAATCTTTTATCCTTCTGACAAAGAGATATATCCACATGGTTTAAACGTTATTGATTACCATACTCCTTTGTTTGATAAACTCTGTGGAAAAACAAGACCAGGGCATTTCCAAGGCGTTGTGACTATCGTAAAAAGATTATTTGAGATTATTTATCCAACAAAAGCTTATTTTGGACAAAAAGATTTTCAACAAACAGTGATTATCAAACAGATGATCCATGATTTAAAATTTCCTGTTGAAATTGTTGTTCATACCATTGTTCGGGAAAAAGATGGGCTTGCGATGAGTTCTCGCAATGTTTATCTGAATAAAGAAGAAAGGGAAAGTGCATTGTCATTATATACTTCATTGTTAAAAGCAAAACAATTAATTACTGGGGGAGAAAGAAATCCTCACCTGATAAAAAAAGAGATGAGAACAAATATTCTTAAAGAAAAGAATACAACGATTGATTATATTGAGATTGTTAATGCAAAAACACTTGAATCAGTTAATACTGTTTCATCAGGAGACGTTATTATGCTCGCTGTTTTTGTTGGAAAAACAAGGTTGATTGATAATTGTGTTATAAATTAA
- a CDS encoding HAD-IA family hydrolase has protein sequence MPKTKLIMFDYDGTIADTFTLTCHIYNEIFRQFKIEKSLTKRQYQDLFETDWKECIKKLGITNKDDVHRCSEIYFNISQDFLSEIRLYPKVRTMLHELSKQYKLAIVSNGKKEHIIDRITFLDIAKYFAYVGGFESGEKPSAEPLLKCVRYFGFAPEEAIYVGDMDGDIASAKNAKLKKAIAVSYGYHHNDRLKAADIIVNHPLEIIKNVE, from the coding sequence ATGCCAAAAACAAAACTGATTATGTTTGATTATGACGGAACCATTGCAGATACATTTACGTTAACCTGCCACATATACAACGAAATATTCAGACAGTTTAAGATTGAAAAAAGCTTAACCAAGCGGCAATATCAGGATTTATTTGAGACAGATTGGAAAGAATGCATTAAAAAATTGGGTATTACTAACAAAGATGATGTCCATAGATGTTCAGAAATCTATTTCAATATTTCTCAAGATTTTCTTAGTGAGATCAGGTTATATCCTAAAGTAAGAACTATGCTTCATGAATTAAGCAAACAATATAAGCTAGCTATTGTTTCAAACGGAAAAAAAGAACATATTATTGATCGTATAACCTTTTTGGATATTGCAAAATATTTCGCCTATGTTGGTGGATTTGAAAGCGGTGAAAAACCCTCAGCTGAACCGCTCTTAAAATGCGTGCGATATTTTGGTTTTGCTCCAGAAGAGGCTATATATGTAGGGGACATGGATGGAGACATTGCATCAGCAAAAAATGCAAAGTTAAAAAAAGCAATAGCAGTAAGCTATGGCTATCATCATAACGATCGTTTGAAGGCTGCTGATATTATTGTAAATCATCCTCTTGAAATAATCAAAAATGTGGAATAG
- a CDS encoding 2-dehydropantoate 2-reductase, which yields MKNINNIIILGAGALGSVYGALLSKNKDNKVVLVGNKKHIAVIKNNKLQIQGRVNESFALAVQEKITSLSPQTIIFLMVKCYDIIPTLKSIKPTLRKDTILVCLSNGLEIKELVLKEIGDYCTVIRGISYLGCIFLEPGKIVYTGGSFTELEKTSHDQQFHQMFENTGLNLKTYQNFKEREFKKAIMNAMINPLTSIFNCYTCVLAEKRYENLINKLISECKCIAEKEGVVFKEDFLLDFKTNIQETSNNKSSMLQDIERGKKTEIDYINGKFVELAKKHHLQAPLNTALVTLIKTLEQNNDA from the coding sequence ATGAAGAACATTAATAACATCATTATCCTTGGTGCAGGTGCCTTAGGAAGTGTGTATGGAGCATTGCTTAGCAAGAATAAAGATAATAAGGTAGTTTTAGTAGGAAATAAAAAACATATTGCAGTTATTAAGAACAACAAACTTCAGATCCAAGGCAGGGTCAATGAGTCTTTTGCTCTTGCCGTGCAAGAAAAAATAACGTCACTATCTCCTCAGACTATTATTTTTCTTATGGTTAAATGTTATGATATTATTCCTACCTTAAAAAGTATTAAACCTACACTAAGAAAAGATACTATTTTAGTTTGTTTATCCAATGGATTAGAAATTAAAGAACTTGTTCTTAAAGAAATTGGCGATTATTGCACTGTTATAAGGGGAATTTCTTATTTAGGATGTATTTTTCTTGAGCCAGGAAAAATAGTATATACAGGCGGTAGTTTTACAGAACTTGAAAAAACTTCCCATGATCAACAATTCCATCAAATGTTTGAGAATACTGGTTTAAACTTAAAAACGTACCAGAATTTTAAGGAACGTGAATTCAAAAAAGCAATTATGAACGCAATGATTAATCCACTGACAAGTATTTTTAATTGTTATACGTGTGTTCTTGCAGAAAAAAGATACGAAAATCTGATCAATAAACTGATCAGTGAATGTAAGTGTATTGCAGAAAAAGAGGGAGTTGTATTTAAAGAAGATTTCCTATTAGACTTTAAAACTAACATACAAGAAACATCAAATAATAAATCTTCAATGCTCCAGGATATTGAACGAGGGAAAAAAACAGAGATTGATTATATTAATGGAAAATTTGTTGAGCTTGCTAAAAAACATCATCTTCAGGCACCTTTGAATACTGCGTTAGTTACTTTGATTAAAACATTGGAGCAGAACAATGATGCCTAA
- the panB gene encoding 3-methyl-2-oxobutanoate hydroxymethyltransferase, translated as MPNHKKITAADIIAFKQKKSKITMLTAYDFLTAKIEDEAGIDIILVGDSLGMVVQGHTNTRQVTIEDMIYHTKTVARAVKTALIVGDMPYLTYETPDSALFNARKLISAGADVVKIEGNKPGIVKALKNNGIEVMGHIGLTPQTITSFKLQGKDAESKQRLLQEAQLLEDAGCFSIVLECIPVGLAQQITSQLTIPTIGIGAGAYCDGQVLVIHDLLGLFEAFKPKFVKQYARLAPMIREAISSYRSDVVSGKFPDQEHSYQ; from the coding sequence ATGCCTAACCACAAAAAAATAACAGCTGCGGATATTATTGCATTTAAACAAAAGAAAAGTAAAATCACTATGCTTACTGCGTATGATTTTCTAACAGCAAAAATTGAAGATGAAGCTGGCATTGACATAATTCTTGTTGGCGATTCCTTAGGAATGGTTGTCCAAGGTCATACAAACACGCGGCAGGTAACTATTGAAGATATGATCTATCACACCAAGACTGTTGCTCGGGCTGTAAAAACTGCTTTGATAGTTGGAGATATGCCTTATTTAACGTATGAAACTCCTGACTCTGCGCTTTTTAATGCTAGAAAACTTATTAGCGCAGGCGCTGATGTTGTTAAGATTGAAGGAAACAAACCAGGGATCGTCAAAGCATTGAAAAATAATGGCATAGAAGTCATGGGGCATATTGGTTTAACACCGCAAACTATTACCTCATTTAAACTACAAGGAAAAGATGCTGAATCAAAACAAAGATTATTACAAGAAGCTCAGCTTCTTGAAGATGCTGGGTGCTTCTCAATTGTTTTAGAATGTATTCCTGTGGGTCTAGCACAACAAATCACTTCACAACTTACCATTCCAACTATTGGCATTGGCGCTGGAGCTTATTGCGATGGGCAAGTACTTGTCATCCATGATTTATTAGGATTGTTTGAAGCATTTAAACCAAAATTTGTTAAACAATATGCTAGACTTGCTCCAATGATAAGAGAGGCTATATCATCCTACCGATCTGATGTTGTTTCGGGAAAATTTCCTGATCAAGAACACTCCTACCAATAA
- the dnaJ gene encoding molecular chaperone DnaJ gives MTKKDYYETLAVPRTASKEEIKKAYKKLAKQYHPDLNKTDPHAAEKFKEINEAASVLGDDKKRATYDKYGSAEPSFGGFEQGGFDVNDFASFSDQFDFGDIFDTFFGGGGRGRHREQRGMDLEYNLDITLEESAQGTKKILIIPKLDTCEKCHGKGASDASEVITCKTCQGTGVFRRQQRTPFGIFQTTSTCQHCHGEGRTIKNPCRHCDGSGREKKNKKIEIDIPRGIEAGSRLRVRGEGEAGERGSHPGDLYVVINVLEHAIFQRDRNNLYLEVPISFTQASLGAEIEVPTLEGSVNMTIPPGTQTHTLFRLKGKGLHSIQGYGVGDELVRVIIETPKKLSKKQRELLEKFQEDLQENPQKSLFDKLKKVWE, from the coding sequence ATGACAAAAAAAGATTATTATGAAACGCTTGCTGTTCCAAGAACAGCAAGTAAGGAAGAAATTAAAAAAGCATATAAAAAATTAGCTAAGCAGTATCATCCAGATTTGAATAAAACTGATCCGCACGCAGCTGAAAAATTTAAAGAAATTAACGAAGCAGCTTCAGTATTAGGCGATGACAAGAAGCGGGCAACCTATGACAAATACGGTTCTGCTGAACCAAGCTTTGGTGGTTTTGAACAAGGCGGTTTTGATGTCAATGATTTTGCAAGCTTTTCCGATCAATTTGATTTTGGTGATATCTTCGATACTTTTTTTGGCGGTGGTGGAAGAGGCCGTCATCGTGAACAAAGAGGCATGGATTTAGAATATAATCTTGACATTACCCTTGAAGAATCTGCGCAAGGCACTAAAAAAATACTTATTATTCCTAAATTAGATACTTGCGAAAAATGTCATGGCAAAGGAGCATCTGATGCTTCTGAAGTAATTACTTGTAAAACCTGTCAGGGAACAGGAGTTTTTAGGCGCCAGCAGCGAACACCATTTGGAATATTTCAAACAACATCTACTTGTCAACACTGTCATGGCGAAGGCCGCACTATTAAAAATCCTTGTCGCCACTGTGATGGTTCAGGCCGTGAGAAAAAGAATAAAAAAATAGAAATTGATATTCCTCGCGGTATTGAAGCTGGTTCAAGATTAAGAGTTAGGGGTGAGGGTGAAGCTGGAGAACGAGGATCCCATCCGGGAGATTTATATGTTGTTATTAATGTTCTTGAACATGCAATCTTTCAAAGAGATAGGAATAATCTATATTTGGAAGTTCCCATTAGTTTTACGCAAGCTAGTTTAGGAGCTGAAATTGAAGTGCCTACCTTAGAAGGAAGTGTCAACATGACCATTCCTCCTGGAACCCAAACACATACTTTATTTAGGTTAAAAGGAAAAGGGCTTCATAGTATCCAAGGATACGGCGTTGGTGATGAATTAGTGCGTGTTATCATTGAAACACCTAAAAAATTGAGCAAAAAACAGCGGGAATTATTGGAGAAATTTCAGGAAGACCTTCAAGAAAATCCTCAGAAATCATTGTTTGATAAATTAAAAAAAGTGTGGGAATAA